A stretch of Halomonas elongata DSM 2581 DNA encodes these proteins:
- a CDS encoding DUF2493 domain-containing protein, which produces MIRCIVAGGRDFDDWPLMKRKLDAIFANQEMVEIVSGGAAGADSLGERYAEERSWPIRRFPADWQNLGQRAGPLRNAQMAAYATHLVAFPGGKGTADMLRQARERGLTIRQIRRSSSTT; this is translated from the coding sequence ATGATCCGCTGCATCGTAGCCGGCGGCCGCGACTTCGATGACTGGCCGCTGATGAAACGCAAGCTCGACGCGATATTCGCCAACCAGGAGATGGTCGAGATCGTGAGCGGTGGGGCGGCCGGTGCTGACTCTCTGGGTGAACGATATGCCGAGGAGCGGAGCTGGCCGATACGGCGTTTCCCTGCCGATTGGCAGAACCTGGGTCAGCGGGCCGGGCCGCTCCGCAACGCGCAGATGGCCGCCTATGCCACGCACCTGGTCGCGTTCCCGGGAGGGAAGGGCACTGCTGACATGCTGAGGCAGGCCCGGGAACGCGGGTTAACGATTCGGCAGATCCGACGCAGCTCCTCGACCACCTAG
- a CDS encoding phage head spike fiber domain-containing protein — MAELDPALQDEISNLSTRTTALIDAIRNYSGGNIAQATNDLLAAQAETANTIDARETALLGLIQQQTDKPVPSLMLDFLERIYMRGARRLEHGIDPYSILSVNRGSSKWVWGAQGNLTEVPADTLAYEYDPNTGAPLGHLNEPTSTNEIPECNNWSVNNNEVDRPGGADVFPGGKSGTAPDRIVPTAVSADHYVRQPNNPDNTNADISYYLHFKPQGYERIEIRVNGFGGSVGATFDAGSESVTWTGPDTTYARIIPLPDGWYRCEVAGTATDNGSWVHVFVMDDNGNKTFTGDGTSGIDVYWGQLEVRNAPTSPIWTNGSTETRQSDNIRVLADGWQNRRQASVFVEMSVKAGGDSSDNVLTLGAGRGNERMVLSKEGQIYVTTPEGNSFNGNSYNLDLHPGMTRYALSYEEAGPMHVTIDNGANSRSPGAISNKYLEVTRMTLGTQHTSATGVINGYIRRVHYYPFMMDQADLEALQ; from the coding sequence ATGGCAGAACTCGATCCCGCCCTGCAGGATGAAATCAGCAACCTGAGTACCCGAACCACTGCCCTCATTGACGCGATTCGCAACTACTCCGGCGGCAACATCGCCCAGGCCACGAACGATCTGCTAGCCGCCCAGGCAGAAACCGCCAACACCATCGATGCCCGCGAGACGGCGCTGCTCGGGCTGATCCAGCAGCAGACCGACAAGCCGGTGCCGTCGCTGATGCTCGATTTCCTAGAGCGGATCTACATGCGGGGAGCCCGCCGCCTCGAGCACGGCATCGACCCATACAGCATTCTGTCGGTCAACCGAGGCTCGTCGAAGTGGGTATGGGGCGCACAAGGGAACCTGACTGAGGTGCCGGCGGATACACTTGCGTATGAGTATGATCCGAACACCGGGGCGCCGCTTGGGCATCTCAACGAGCCGACGTCCACGAACGAAATCCCTGAGTGCAACAACTGGAGCGTCAACAACAACGAGGTTGACCGGCCAGGTGGGGCAGACGTCTTCCCTGGAGGTAAAAGTGGCACAGCCCCGGATAGGATCGTCCCCACCGCAGTGTCTGCTGACCACTACGTCCGCCAACCCAACAATCCTGACAACACCAATGCTGACATTTCGTATTACCTGCACTTCAAGCCACAGGGGTATGAACGGATCGAGATCAGGGTGAATGGCTTCGGTGGATCGGTCGGGGCTACATTTGACGCCGGGTCTGAGTCGGTCACCTGGACGGGGCCGGATACCACCTATGCCAGAATTATTCCGTTGCCCGATGGGTGGTATCGGTGCGAGGTGGCGGGTACGGCTACAGACAACGGATCGTGGGTCCATGTCTTTGTTATGGATGATAACGGCAATAAGACCTTCACCGGCGACGGCACGAGCGGTATCGATGTTTATTGGGGGCAGCTAGAGGTACGAAACGCTCCCACCTCGCCGATTTGGACGAACGGCTCTACCGAAACACGGCAGTCCGACAATATTCGGGTCCTCGCTGACGGCTGGCAGAATCGTCGCCAAGCGTCAGTCTTCGTGGAGATGTCAGTTAAGGCAGGAGGAGATTCAAGCGATAACGTCCTTACCCTGGGGGCGGGTCGAGGCAATGAGCGCATGGTGTTGTCAAAGGAGGGGCAAATTTATGTGACGACACCAGAGGGCAATTCATTCAATGGGAACTCCTACAACCTGGACCTCCATCCTGGTATGACCCGGTACGCCTTGAGCTACGAAGAAGCCGGACCGATGCACGTGACCATCGACAACGGGGCCAATTCACGTTCTCCCGGTGCGATTAGCAATAAGTACCTGGAAGTGACGCGCATGACGCTCGGAACGCAGCACACGAGCGCCACCGGTGTGATTAATGGCTATATCCGACGGGTGCATTACTACCCGTTCATGATGGACCAAGCTGATCTGGAGGCCCTGCAATGA
- a CDS encoding DUF1833 family protein, whose amino-acid sequence MSIRQISAEGLRDMFAQNTDAAVFALLTFTHPSLSEPLRLVNNTEAITCDGQLYEAFPFKFTPPAEDEEREAVATVKVSNVDRRLAEVLRRIQGLAGVDIQVVRWKAGTVTREMHIPSMYLMSADIDTETASLQISHAFDILNEPATQDILNPGTAPGLFR is encoded by the coding sequence ATGTCCATCCGCCAGATCAGCGCCGAGGGGCTGCGTGACATGTTCGCGCAGAACACCGATGCCGCTGTGTTCGCTTTGCTGACGTTCACCCACCCGAGTCTGTCCGAGCCCCTGCGCTTGGTGAACAACACCGAGGCGATCACTTGCGACGGACAGCTCTACGAGGCGTTCCCGTTCAAGTTCACGCCACCTGCCGAGGACGAGGAGCGCGAGGCCGTGGCCACGGTGAAGGTGAGCAACGTGGACCGCCGGCTGGCCGAGGTGCTGCGCCGGATTCAGGGCCTGGCAGGCGTCGATATTCAGGTCGTGCGATGGAAGGCCGGCACCGTCACTCGCGAGATGCATATCCCGAGCATGTACCTGATGAGCGCTGACATCGACACCGAGACGGCATCGCTCCAGATCAGCCACGCGTTCGACATCCTCAATGAGCCGGCGACGCAGGACATCCTCAATCCCGGTACCGCGCCTGGGCTATTCCGATGA
- a CDS encoding C40 family peptidase, which yields MINVTEYIGLPFESGGRGPRHDCWSLVRLVYADRLGIELPLHTGYADTLTDETSQLMVAARSEWREVTDPEPYDVVMFNVDGKPNHIGLVIAPGLMLHTTRHKDACIESYRAAQWRSRIEGFYRYDHDCRPPEPGTD from the coding sequence ATGATCAACGTCACCGAGTACATCGGCCTGCCGTTCGAGTCGGGAGGCCGAGGGCCGCGCCATGACTGTTGGTCGCTGGTGAGATTGGTCTACGCCGACCGCCTTGGCATCGAGCTGCCCCTGCACACCGGCTACGCCGACACACTGACCGACGAGACATCGCAACTGATGGTCGCCGCCCGCTCCGAGTGGCGCGAGGTTACCGACCCCGAGCCCTACGACGTCGTGATGTTCAACGTCGACGGCAAGCCCAATCACATCGGCCTCGTTATCGCCCCCGGCCTGATGCTGCACACCACGCGGCATAAAGACGCCTGTATCGAGAGTTACCGCGCCGCCCAGTGGCGCTCCCGCATCGAGGGATTCTACCGCTATGACCACGATTGTCGCCCGCCCGAGCCCGGTACGGACTGA
- a CDS encoding vWA domain-containing protein, whose translation MARVDCRVSSVCFALALLVSCLGWGSGTALAQKPEQRPDVRVVVDVSGSMKRNDPDQLAASAMELLVSLLPGGVSAGVWTFGERVDNPLPLGEVSEQWRERALALPPALRDYQQYTDIETALEQAASAEANGWRHLILMTDGVIDLPPSRGNKPGIDEASRQRLVESMAPRFADRGVVVHAIAFSDEADLALVEQLAQRTGGLASVAKSPESLLGAFLDIIERIFPADQLPLEEDDRFVVDPSVENLSALVFHGPDEGPVTLVAPDGTRYTAETAPDDIRWQVEPHFDLIRVPDPEAGEWRIEGPVGPKSRVSVSSPWRLSTSGLPTTLYRGFPVPVEAWLEHEDAEAPLLDNLRFSVTLVGDGDEMLASEQLAATTDGRFRGRLSAPMQTGNARLLIRARGEGFERQRGQAVNILPAIGVAHDPASNDLVLAAEHPRLNRDNTKIHGDFQGQRLEAAAVDETRWRLPLPELEDDTSQPLLLVATVTLDGETRELTLPTVTLNADSEVGIGRPDMAGPTLSAERFAEADEATVSEPEVTIADRFVEWVNAVPALVGDAWQAGWPGVERAVAKHGRDPRLWIVIGALLLLWLVSIGWRRHRRSRGKTREEPHV comes from the coding sequence ATGGCCAGAGTCGATTGCCGCGTCTCGTCCGTCTGCTTCGCGCTGGCGTTGCTGGTGAGCTGCCTGGGGTGGGGCAGCGGAACGGCTCTGGCCCAGAAGCCGGAGCAGCGCCCGGATGTGCGGGTGGTGGTCGATGTATCCGGCAGCATGAAGCGCAACGATCCCGACCAGCTGGCGGCCAGTGCCATGGAGCTTCTGGTGTCGCTGCTGCCGGGAGGCGTGAGTGCCGGCGTCTGGACCTTCGGTGAGCGGGTCGACAATCCGCTGCCCCTGGGGGAAGTGTCCGAGCAGTGGCGTGAGCGGGCTCTGGCGTTGCCGCCCGCGCTGCGTGACTATCAGCAGTACACCGATATCGAGACGGCACTCGAGCAGGCCGCCTCGGCCGAGGCCAATGGCTGGCGACACCTGATCCTGATGACCGACGGGGTCATCGACCTGCCGCCGTCGCGGGGCAACAAGCCCGGCATCGACGAGGCCTCCCGGCAGAGGCTGGTGGAGAGCATGGCGCCGCGCTTCGCCGACCGGGGTGTGGTGGTGCATGCCATCGCCTTCTCCGACGAGGCCGACCTGGCCCTGGTCGAGCAACTGGCGCAGCGTACCGGTGGGCTGGCCAGCGTGGCCAAGTCGCCGGAGAGCCTGCTGGGCGCCTTCCTGGACATCATCGAGCGAATCTTTCCGGCCGACCAGTTGCCGCTGGAAGAGGACGATCGCTTCGTCGTCGATCCGAGTGTGGAGAACCTCTCGGCGCTGGTCTTCCACGGCCCCGACGAAGGGCCGGTGACCCTGGTGGCGCCGGATGGCACCCGCTATACCGCCGAGACCGCCCCCGACGACATCCGCTGGCAGGTGGAGCCTCACTTCGACCTGATTCGCGTGCCCGACCCCGAGGCCGGCGAATGGCGCATCGAGGGACCGGTGGGACCGAAGAGCCGGGTCAGCGTGTCCTCCCCCTGGCGGCTGAGCACGTCGGGGCTGCCGACGACGCTGTATCGCGGCTTTCCGGTGCCGGTGGAGGCCTGGCTCGAGCATGAGGACGCCGAGGCGCCGTTGCTCGACAACCTGCGTTTTTCCGTGACGCTGGTGGGAGATGGCGACGAGATGCTGGCCTCGGAACAGCTCGCTGCCACGACCGATGGTCGCTTCCGGGGCCGGCTGTCGGCGCCGATGCAGACCGGCAATGCCCGCTTGCTGATTCGGGCCCGGGGCGAAGGTTTCGAGCGGCAGCGTGGCCAGGCCGTCAATATTCTGCCGGCGATCGGCGTTGCCCATGATCCGGCCAGCAACGACCTGGTGCTGGCCGCCGAGCATCCCCGGCTCAACCGCGACAACACCAAGATTCATGGCGACTTCCAGGGGCAGCGTCTCGAGGCCGCCGCGGTGGACGAGACCCGGTGGCGGTTACCCTTGCCCGAGCTGGAGGACGATACGAGCCAGCCGCTGCTTCTGGTGGCGACAGTGACCCTGGACGGCGAGACCCGTGAACTGACGCTGCCGACCGTGACCCTCAACGCCGATAGCGAGGTGGGCATCGGCCGGCCCGACATGGCTGGACCGACGCTGTCCGCCGAACGCTTCGCCGAAGCGGACGAAGCGACGGTCAGCGAGCCTGAGGTCACTATCGCCGATCGCTTCGTCGAGTGGGTCAATGCCGTGCCAGCGCTTGTGGGTGATGCCTGGCAGGCAGGCTGGCCCGGCGTGGAGCGCGCCGTCGCGAAGCACGGCAGGGACCCGCGGCTATGGATCGTCATCGGGGCGTTGCTGCTGCTGTGGCTGGTGTCCATTGGATGGCGCCGTCACCGTCGGTCACGGGGCAAAACGAGGGAAGAACCGCATGTGTGA
- a CDS encoding host specificity factor TipJ family phage tail protein, with the protein MTTIVARPSPVRTDLYTAEIPDGTSLSAVLGDMPESVRAQIDGEVIPRERWAMPLPADTQVLITGTPEDDGIGRAIAMIAVAVASAYTGGAAAAAMGFTEGTAAFAAASAATSAAVTVAGTLAVNALIPPEMPSEKSPTSPNVRNSITGTRNQIDKYGVVPRVYGNPRWYPKLAANPVTEIAGNDQFLRMLLVLGYGPLEVAGHRVGDGYSVLKDANVGDAITIGETNLGDYEDVEWEIGMSDQLTLMTPDIAEEQVGVALNAQGDPQADTWVPDGNSATRTTAPGTKEISIDLVGTQGLFSVNDNGTDSLTQVEFKVEYREAGTSAWTVQDDAWLIKGPTKDTLRLNKRWAVPKGQYDVRVTRVRSYHGGVQAIYTDCQWSVLRSVQDGPAYTGNHVLMALRIRATDQLNGVIDQLRIRTQAVLRVWDGSAWVMQATNNPGWAYIDAMTGQQVGNPIGDDRLHLEDIVNWAAFCDAHASPLEYHHVHDGDETVLDRARSIAAAGQGSFAFRDGKFGIVFDDSNTPTVQAITPRNASGFSSSIQYKDLPHGIRVKYVDPDTWSDAERIVYRDGYDESNATRFEDFQLQGVASSEEAWNHGNYHLRQAILRPETFKASMDWENLAIVRGNRVLYQYDAILVGLGSARVKSVSGTTIVLDERLEYTEQRAYGISVRGVDDAAGKAKLIATQVTGAEIGETDTFTSVDSIDVEPGDLVIYGVMGKESIDAKVTRIEPNEDFGADLTLVNAAPDIYDYTTAPVFDPGITNPIPPDRVRPPVPHITSVRGDETAAQQNQDGSFTTLIRVAYAFNTQVGLPNLQVEARYRVVGSDEWEHAGPFTTSGNLTIRDVDEELDYEIQLRALNGSMASVWSQTATLTVTGQAVQVPQSIEVQRGNFSITLIPHGLYAGAQYEFWRSSAPLALGDVETSAQRLSVGAVLVDTDLMPDTTYYYYVRQWTVARVSEFATVEATTKNDPSAIISNISGEIHEGVLDPALRERVEQVGINEDSIAQTQKDLADEAERLDDRADTIQGNLDDEAARLDGRVSSVQNSLESTRNNLEAADADLDQRLDEAETAIVEEVEARRTEDEFVATRLEGLQDTSDKHDLRIGELQRVQQEGDALDAIMYEALNAETANRRASIRTEERVRIDGDSALAMRADSLEASVGDLDAALTTEQQARADEDSALASQIGELSAKVDALPQFASGFESGSDFDQWTVAGGSTLNAETDNVYVGLQSGLVTSADSSPNPWGTDNAVYVRIPAGATEAFEGFEIAISIAARQPDTNAAAEFAVAYSTDGAGNSGWQHFTPDSTWNVFEFTYTVPEGASGSRDILRIWGDTSGAGLGVIIDAVRVKRVAGEIQEITAALQQEQQARIDGDDALASDLQNMDARVGDVESGLTEEQQTRASADSAMASDIQDIDARVGGVESGLTTEQQVRADKDEALASRASSLEARADDVEAGLASERQTRASADEALASDLSSMDARVGDTESSIIEEAEVRATEDEAQARTLEQVSLNNQQQSAAISALQRVQQEGDQLDAIIYEALNAETANRRASIRTEERVRTDEDSALAIRADQLKASVDDLDAAVAQEQQARVDGDNALASNIETVQTQLGEDIASVEQTAQANIDAQAERIDALWTLRVDVNGRVTGIGLHNDGQQSEFGVIADRMYIVDPDDPATADVPFIFDNGRLLLKEALIDQLTFGKLTDGSGNFVVDSDGRIKADYLQLSDALEVGGGSDELITKRNWEDGDRGTWREAQSQIVGIAPAGISFPVPYTRALELTDRQVFEEGSVTPCSPGDKFNLYTISNAYWANGPAGIGLRFRDVDGNVVGWESVIDNNANWKELSKTVTAPANAADATPWLYISAPWGETGQARFAYASIRRADNGVTRVSSSGVQIFKPNGDRAVNISPAGSDFSGNVNVEGLTVNNYNPSFVTSGSYGDNNSINYVWGQPTTDGSAPNIPWRSQPDGISFYASSAPYNGDTAETYINLIDVNQTVNGRGPSSSAFINLDVDLQYFVRTFLSDSDRSVARAEFDGELLIYDGGDLVRRSVIVHQEDSSREFNAVSSVTEGVNTSTTAAIKLKEADGNLRIVFRLRAYCYTQRYADGHNATFIFESRRCEMDALISRI; encoded by the coding sequence ATGACCACGATTGTCGCCCGCCCGAGCCCGGTACGGACTGACCTCTACACCGCCGAGATTCCCGATGGCACGAGTCTATCTGCTGTCCTGGGCGATATGCCGGAGAGCGTGCGGGCGCAGATCGACGGTGAGGTGATTCCGCGTGAGCGCTGGGCCATGCCGCTGCCCGCCGATACGCAGGTGCTGATCACCGGCACGCCCGAGGACGACGGTATCGGTCGGGCTATCGCAATGATCGCGGTTGCCGTGGCGTCTGCATATACCGGTGGTGCAGCGGCGGCCGCAATGGGGTTCACCGAAGGAACAGCAGCCTTTGCCGCGGCATCGGCGGCAACCTCTGCAGCAGTTACTGTGGCTGGCACTCTGGCTGTCAACGCGTTGATCCCGCCGGAGATGCCGAGCGAGAAATCCCCGACGTCCCCCAACGTCCGCAACTCCATCACCGGCACGCGCAACCAGATCGACAAGTACGGCGTCGTGCCGCGTGTTTACGGCAACCCGCGCTGGTATCCGAAATTGGCGGCGAACCCGGTTACCGAGATCGCCGGCAATGACCAGTTCCTGCGCATGCTACTGGTGCTCGGCTATGGGCCGCTGGAGGTGGCGGGCCACCGCGTGGGCGACGGCTACAGCGTGCTCAAGGACGCTAATGTCGGCGATGCCATCACCATCGGCGAGACCAACCTGGGCGATTACGAGGACGTCGAGTGGGAGATCGGCATGTCCGATCAGCTCACGTTGATGACGCCGGACATCGCCGAGGAGCAGGTCGGTGTCGCGCTGAATGCCCAGGGAGACCCGCAGGCCGATACCTGGGTGCCGGATGGCAACAGCGCAACTCGCACCACGGCCCCGGGCACGAAAGAGATCAGCATTGATTTGGTGGGCACACAGGGGCTTTTCTCAGTCAACGACAACGGCACCGATAGCCTCACCCAGGTCGAGTTCAAGGTCGAGTACCGCGAGGCTGGCACAAGCGCGTGGACAGTCCAGGATGATGCCTGGCTGATCAAAGGGCCCACCAAGGATACGCTGCGCCTCAATAAGCGCTGGGCCGTGCCCAAGGGGCAGTATGACGTGCGCGTGACCCGCGTGCGGTCGTACCACGGTGGCGTCCAGGCGATCTACACCGACTGCCAGTGGTCCGTGCTGCGCTCGGTTCAAGACGGCCCGGCCTATACCGGCAACCATGTGCTGATGGCGCTGCGCATCCGCGCCACCGACCAGCTCAATGGTGTGATCGATCAGCTCCGTATCCGCACCCAGGCTGTGCTGCGCGTGTGGGACGGGTCTGCTTGGGTGATGCAGGCGACCAATAACCCCGGTTGGGCCTACATCGACGCGATGACCGGGCAGCAGGTCGGCAACCCCATCGGTGACGACCGGCTGCACCTCGAGGACATCGTCAACTGGGCGGCGTTCTGTGACGCCCATGCTTCCCCCCTCGAGTACCACCACGTCCACGACGGCGATGAAACGGTACTGGATCGCGCTCGCTCGATTGCCGCCGCCGGCCAGGGCTCGTTCGCGTTCCGTGACGGTAAGTTCGGCATCGTGTTCGATGATTCCAACACGCCTACCGTGCAGGCGATCACGCCGCGCAATGCGTCCGGGTTCAGCTCGAGCATCCAGTACAAAGACCTGCCGCACGGCATTCGCGTCAAATACGTGGACCCGGACACCTGGTCCGACGCCGAGCGCATTGTTTATCGCGACGGCTACGACGAGAGCAACGCGACTCGCTTCGAGGACTTCCAGCTCCAGGGCGTGGCCTCCAGCGAAGAAGCGTGGAATCACGGTAACTACCACCTGCGCCAAGCCATCCTGCGCCCCGAGACATTCAAGGCCTCGATGGACTGGGAGAACCTGGCCATCGTGCGCGGCAACCGCGTGCTTTACCAGTACGACGCCATCCTCGTCGGCCTGGGTTCTGCGCGGGTGAAATCGGTCAGCGGCACGACCATCGTGCTCGACGAGCGCCTGGAGTACACCGAGCAGCGGGCCTATGGCATCTCCGTTCGTGGTGTCGATGATGCGGCTGGCAAGGCCAAGCTGATCGCGACGCAGGTCACCGGTGCCGAGATCGGCGAGACCGATACATTCACCTCCGTCGACAGCATCGATGTCGAGCCGGGCGACTTGGTGATCTATGGCGTCATGGGCAAAGAGTCCATCGACGCCAAGGTGACCCGGATCGAGCCGAACGAGGACTTCGGTGCTGACCTGACGCTGGTCAACGCCGCGCCGGACATCTACGACTACACCACGGCACCGGTCTTTGATCCGGGCATCACCAACCCGATCCCGCCGGACCGCGTGCGTCCGCCGGTGCCGCATATCACCAGCGTGCGCGGCGATGAGACAGCGGCCCAGCAGAACCAGGACGGCTCATTCACCACGCTGATTCGCGTGGCGTATGCGTTCAATACTCAGGTCGGGCTGCCGAACCTCCAGGTTGAGGCGCGCTATCGCGTCGTGGGTAGCGATGAGTGGGAGCATGCCGGGCCGTTCACCACCTCCGGCAACCTGACGATCCGCGATGTCGATGAGGAGCTGGACTACGAGATCCAACTCCGGGCGCTCAACGGCTCCATGGCGTCCGTGTGGTCGCAGACCGCCACGCTGACAGTCACCGGCCAGGCCGTGCAGGTGCCGCAGTCCATCGAGGTCCAGCGCGGGAATTTCTCGATCACACTGATTCCGCATGGTCTGTATGCCGGTGCCCAGTATGAGTTCTGGCGCTCGTCGGCGCCGCTCGCCCTGGGCGACGTCGAGACCAGCGCCCAACGCCTGAGCGTGGGCGCCGTGCTGGTCGATACCGACCTGATGCCGGACACCACCTATTACTACTACGTCCGACAATGGACCGTTGCCCGCGTGTCCGAGTTTGCGACCGTCGAGGCGACGACGAAAAACGACCCGTCAGCCATCATCAGCAATATCTCGGGCGAGATCCATGAGGGGGTTCTCGATCCAGCGCTGCGCGAGCGGGTCGAGCAGGTCGGCATCAACGAGGATTCGATTGCCCAGACCCAGAAGGATCTGGCCGATGAGGCTGAGCGACTGGATGACCGGGCTGATACCATCCAGGGCAATCTCGACGACGAGGCGGCCCGGCTCGATGGTCGCGTGAGCAGTGTCCAGAACTCACTGGAATCGACCCGCAACAATCTCGAGGCGGCCGATGCGGACCTCGACCAACGGCTTGACGAGGCGGAGACCGCCATCGTTGAGGAGGTCGAGGCACGTCGGACCGAGGATGAGTTCGTGGCCACGCGCCTCGAGGGCCTGCAGGACACCAGCGACAAGCATGATCTGCGCATTGGTGAGTTGCAGCGTGTGCAGCAGGAAGGCGATGCCCTCGACGCCATCATGTATGAGGCGCTGAACGCCGAGACCGCCAACCGTCGCGCATCGATTCGGACCGAGGAGCGTGTTCGCATTGACGGCGACTCCGCCCTGGCCATGCGTGCCGACAGCCTCGAGGCGAGCGTTGGCGATCTGGATGCAGCACTGACGACGGAACAGCAGGCTCGGGCCGACGAGGACAGTGCGCTCGCGTCGCAGATCGGCGAGCTGAGCGCCAAGGTCGATGCCCTGCCGCAGTTCGCTTCGGGCTTCGAGAGCGGCAGCGATTTCGATCAGTGGACGGTCGCGGGTGGCTCCACGCTGAACGCCGAGACCGATAATGTCTACGTCGGCCTGCAATCCGGCTTGGTGACCTCGGCGGATTCCTCCCCTAACCCGTGGGGCACAGACAATGCCGTCTATGTACGCATCCCGGCCGGAGCAACCGAGGCATTCGAGGGCTTCGAGATTGCGATCAGCATCGCAGCACGACAGCCCGATACCAATGCGGCTGCCGAGTTCGCTGTCGCCTACTCGACCGATGGGGCTGGCAATTCCGGCTGGCAGCATTTCACGCCGGACTCGACGTGGAACGTGTTCGAGTTCACCTACACCGTGCCGGAAGGCGCCAGTGGCTCGCGTGACATCCTGCGAATCTGGGGCGACACCTCCGGTGCCGGGCTCGGCGTTATTATCGACGCGGTACGCGTCAAGCGCGTCGCCGGCGAGATTCAGGAAATTACGGCGGCTCTCCAGCAGGAGCAGCAGGCCCGCATCGATGGCGACGACGCGCTGGCTTCCGACCTCCAGAACATGGATGCCCGGGTCGGGGACGTCGAGTCAGGACTGACAGAGGAGCAACAGACCCGCGCCAGTGCCGATTCGGCCATGGCCAGTGACATCCAGGACATAGATGCTCGCGTAGGGGGCGTCGAATCCGGCCTCACCACCGAGCAGCAAGTACGGGCCGATAAGGACGAAGCCCTGGCCAGTCGGGCCAGCTCGTTGGAGGCTCGCGCCGATGATGTCGAGGCTGGACTCGCTAGCGAGCGTCAGACACGCGCTAGCGCTGACGAGGCCCTGGCGTCGGACCTTTCCAGCATGGATGCCCGTGTCGGCGATACCGAGTCCTCGATCATCGAGGAGGCGGAGGTCCGCGCCACCGAGGACGAGGCGCAGGCCCGCACCCTGGAACAGGTGTCGCTCAACAATCAGCAACAGTCAGCCGCGATTTCCGCTCTCCAGCGTGTGCAGCAGGAAGGCGATCAGCTCGATGCCATCATCTACGAGGCGCTGAACGCTGAGACAGCCAATCGTCGAGCGAGCATCCGCACGGAAGAACGAGTGCGCACCGACGAGGACAGTGCGCTCGCTATCCGTGCTGACCAGCTCAAGGCGAGTGTCGACGACCTGGATGCAGCCGTCGCTCAGGAACAGCAGGCGCGGGTCGATGGCGACAATGCGCTCGCCAGCAACATCGAAACTGTCCAGACCCAGCTTGGCGAGGACATCGCCTCGGTCGAGCAGACGGCCCAGGCGAACATCGATGCCCAGGCGGAACGGATCGATGCCCTCTGGACGTTGCGTGTCGACGTGAACGGCCGCGTGACCGGGATCGGGCTGCACAATGACGGCCAGCAATCCGAGTTCGGGGTCATCGCGGACCGGATGTATATCGTCGATCCCGACGACCCGGCCACCGCGGATGTGCCGTTCATCTTCGACAACGGCCGCCTGCTGCTGAAAGAGGCCCTGATCGATCAGTTGACGTTCGGCAAACTCACCGATGGCAGTGGGAACTTCGTTGTCGATAGTGATGGCCGGATCAAAGCCGACTACCTCCAGCTCAGTGATGCTCTGGAAGTCGGCGGTGGTTCGGATGAATTGATTACCAAGAGAAACTGGGAGGACGGAGACCGCGGGACCTGGCGAGAAGCACAGTCCCAAATTGTTGGTATTGCTCCTGCTGGAATATCGTTCCCGGTTCCATATACGAGGGCCCTGGAGCTAACTGATAGGCAGGTGTTTGAAGAAGGAAGTGTCACCCCATGTTCTCCCGGTGATAAGTTCAACCTGTACACCATCAGTAACGCCTATTGGGCGAATGGCCCTGCCGGTATTGGTCTGCGATTCAGAGATGTAGACGGTAATGTCGTAGGCTGGGAAAGCGTCATCGATAACAACGCCAACTGGAAAGAGTTATCCAAAACGGTGACCGCGCCGGCTAATGCCGCTGATGCAACTCCATGGCTCTATATCAGTGCCCCTTGGGGTGAAACAGGACAAGCTAGATTTGCCTATGCCTCGATCCGCAGGGCAGATAACGGGGTAACTCGCGTCAGCTCATCGGGGGTTCAGATATTCAAACCCAACGGTGACAGGGCGGTGAACATTTCTCCCGCTGGGTCGGATTTTAGCGGTAACGTGAATGTTGAAGGGTTGACGGTTAATAACTATAACCCTTCCTTTGTTACCTCTGGATCCTATGGAGATAACAACTCCATCAATTATGTATGGGGCCAGCCAACAACTGACGGGAGTGCACCTAATATACCGTGGAGAAGTCAGCCTGACGGTATCAGCTTCTATGCAAGCAGCGCTCCATATAATGGTGATACGGCTGAAACATATATCAATTTGATTGATGTAAATCAAACAGTGAATGGAAGAGGTCCTTCTTCGTCTGCATTCATAAACCTTGATGTTGATCTTCAATATTTCGTCAGGACGTTCTTGAGTGATTCTGATAGGTCAGTGGCAAGGGCTGAGTTTGATGGGGAGCTTTTGATATATGATGGTGGTGATCTTGTAAGAAGATCAGTTATTGTTCACCAAGAAGATAGCAGCCGAGAGTTCAATGCTGTGTCCTCTGTAACCGAAGGTGTAAACACTTCAACTACAGCAGCGATAAAATTGAAAGAAGCTGACGGAAACCTTCGCATTGTCTTTCGGCTGCGCGCGTATTGCTACACGCAGCGATATGCCGATGGGCACAATGCCACGTTCATTTTCGAATCGCGGCGTTGTGAAATGGACGCCCTGATATCCCGCATCTAA